From a region of the Burkholderia lata genome:
- a CDS encoding NAD(P)/FAD-dependent oxidoreductase has translation MSTNETSGSRGDPVVIVGTGLAGYTVAREWRKLDGDTPLVMISRDDGSFYSKPALSNALAQRKTPEQLAMSDARTMAEQLRATIRTHCAVRRICADEHEIVLDDGSTQRYRALVLATGADARRVPCEGDGAADVLSINDLADYARFRGGLRDCRSVALLGAGLIGCEFANDLVAAGLTVTVIDPADAPLSRLLPTEAGRVFGHALSDAGVHLRLGTGVRSIARLARGYRLALTDGGHLEADLVISAIGLVPRVALARDAGLDVADGIVTDAWCRTSAPDIFALGDCAAIEGRVRPYVLPIMHAARALAQCLHGTPTRVAFPVMPIVVKTPAIPAVVVAADSGGRWTTEVGVGDAPRATRALCADPDSGRITGFALLDAATAEKAALLKTMAGDAAK, from the coding sequence ATGAGCACGAACGAAACGTCTGGCAGCCGCGGCGATCCGGTCGTCATCGTCGGCACGGGCCTCGCGGGTTATACGGTTGCACGCGAATGGCGCAAGCTCGACGGCGACACGCCGCTCGTGATGATCAGCCGCGACGACGGCAGCTTCTATTCGAAGCCGGCGCTGTCGAACGCGCTCGCGCAACGCAAGACGCCCGAGCAGCTCGCGATGTCCGATGCGCGGACGATGGCGGAACAGCTGCGCGCAACCATCCGGACACACTGCGCGGTGCGGCGGATCTGCGCCGACGAACATGAGATCGTGCTCGACGACGGGAGTACGCAGCGTTATCGCGCGCTCGTCCTGGCGACCGGTGCCGACGCGCGGCGCGTGCCCTGCGAAGGCGACGGCGCGGCCGACGTGCTGTCGATCAACGACCTGGCCGACTATGCGCGGTTTCGCGGCGGGCTGCGCGACTGCCGCTCGGTCGCGCTGCTCGGCGCGGGGCTGATCGGTTGCGAGTTCGCGAACGACCTGGTCGCGGCGGGGCTGACCGTGACCGTGATCGACCCCGCCGACGCGCCGCTGTCGCGACTGCTGCCGACGGAGGCCGGCCGCGTGTTCGGACATGCGCTGAGCGACGCGGGCGTGCATCTGCGGCTCGGCACGGGCGTGCGCTCGATCGCGCGTCTCGCACGCGGGTACCGGCTCGCGCTGACGGACGGCGGGCACCTCGAGGCCGACCTCGTGATATCGGCGATCGGGCTCGTGCCGAGAGTGGCACTGGCGCGGGACGCGGGGCTCGACGTCGCGGACGGCATCGTGACCGACGCGTGGTGCCGCACGAGCGCACCGGACATCTTCGCGCTCGGCGACTGCGCGGCGATCGAAGGGCGGGTGCGGCCGTATGTGTTGCCGATCATGCACGCGGCACGCGCACTCGCGCAGTGCCTGCACGGCACGCCGACACGCGTGGCGTTTCCGGTGATGCCGATCGTCGTCAAGACGCCGGCGATCCCCGCTGTGGTCGTCGCGGCGGACAGTGGAGGCCGCTGGACTACGGAGGTGGGCGTGGGTGACGCGCCGCGCGCGACGCGTGCGCTCTGCGCCGATCCCGATTCCGGGCGCATCACGGGTTTCGCACTGCTCGATGCGGCAACGGCGGAAAAAGCCGCGCTGCTGAAGACGATGGCCGGTGACGCAGCGAAATAG
- a CDS encoding aromatic ring-hydroxylating oxygenase subunit alpha — translation MTHTQVVPLTRSRAPVPPRHCTFDVRDWEILSRYWHPVAFATEVGDRPLAVTLLDERIVLFRSGGAIVAARDVCPHRGAPLSRGWVVEDRLVCPYHGLEYAADGKCVRIPSQPDGPIPERLCLTTYAAQQAYGLVWVSLGGGELPLPDFPAWNAEGFQQILPPSIDIRASAGRQTEGFIDVAHFAWIHHESFADRRNPVVPQYSVERRENGLHAEYVSTVSNFPKSMQHRAPEGFLWRRVFEVDVPFFARLTVHFPEGGRLAILNAASPVSARLTRLFVPIARNFDHDLPLDDVYEFNRQVFEEDREIVEQQCPEDLPIDRSHEAPILADRSSGAYRRALGEIGLGQSYAR, via the coding sequence ATGACGCATACCCAGGTCGTGCCGTTGACTCGGTCACGCGCGCCGGTTCCGCCCCGCCATTGCACGTTCGACGTGCGCGATTGGGAAATCCTGAGCCGCTACTGGCATCCGGTCGCGTTCGCGACCGAGGTGGGCGATCGTCCGCTTGCCGTGACGCTGCTCGACGAACGCATCGTGCTGTTCCGGTCCGGCGGCGCCATCGTCGCGGCACGGGACGTATGTCCGCACCGCGGCGCGCCGCTGAGCCGCGGCTGGGTGGTCGAAGATCGGCTCGTGTGCCCGTATCACGGCCTCGAATACGCGGCGGACGGCAAGTGCGTGCGCATTCCGTCGCAGCCCGACGGCCCGATTCCGGAGCGCCTGTGCCTGACCACCTATGCGGCGCAGCAGGCCTACGGGCTCGTATGGGTGTCGCTGGGCGGCGGCGAGCTGCCGCTGCCGGATTTCCCCGCGTGGAATGCGGAAGGCTTCCAGCAGATCCTGCCGCCGTCGATCGACATTCGCGCGTCGGCCGGCCGGCAGACGGAAGGCTTCATCGACGTCGCGCACTTCGCATGGATTCATCACGAGAGCTTTGCCGACCGCCGCAATCCGGTCGTGCCGCAATACTCGGTGGAGCGGCGCGAGAACGGCCTGCATGCGGAATATGTGAGCACGGTCAGCAACTTCCCGAAGTCGATGCAGCATCGCGCACCCGAGGGCTTTCTGTGGCGGCGCGTGTTCGAAGTCGACGTGCCGTTCTTCGCGCGCCTCACCGTGCATTTTCCGGAAGGCGGCCGGCTCGCGATCCTGAACGCGGCCAGCCCGGTTTCCGCCCGCCTGACGCGCCTGTTCGTGCCGATCGCGCGCAACTTCGATCACGACCTGCCGCTCGACGACGTCTATGAATTCAATCGCCAGGTATTCGAGGAAGATCGCGAGATCGTCGAGCAGCAGTGCCCGGAGGACTTGCCGATCGACCGTTCGCACGAAGCGCCGATCCTGGCCGATCGCTCGTCCGGTGCATACCGGCGCGCGCTCGGCGAGATCGGGCTCGGTCAGTCTTATGCGCGCTGA
- a CDS encoding sulfite exporter TauE/SafE family protein: MLALVILAGLWAGLQNTLAGGGSFVTLPALIVSGMSPLAANITSTVALFPAQVTTGWASRNMVRGVGKLSFRAMFFISVVGGALGGLLLLKTPSSIFSRLVPWLVLFATIVFAWGSFFRKPSEGSAHLGTVPAALSQFMIAIYGGYFGGGLGFLMMAVLTMAGLSPRHAMSTKNALAGVMNASAVVLFLTSPHLHWGKALALGGGAIVGGLLGTWALHRVNERVLRIGIVCIGAVLTVGLFVKPI; the protein is encoded by the coding sequence ATGCTCGCTCTCGTCATCCTCGCCGGCCTCTGGGCCGGACTGCAGAACACCCTCGCCGGCGGCGGCTCGTTCGTCACGCTGCCCGCGCTGATCGTGTCGGGCATGTCGCCGCTCGCGGCGAACATCACGTCGACGGTCGCGCTGTTTCCCGCGCAGGTCACGACCGGCTGGGCGAGCCGCAACATGGTGCGCGGCGTCGGCAAGCTGTCGTTTCGCGCGATGTTCTTCATCAGCGTGGTCGGCGGTGCGCTCGGCGGGCTGCTGTTGCTGAAAACGCCTTCGTCGATCTTCTCGCGCCTCGTGCCGTGGCTCGTGCTGTTCGCGACGATCGTGTTCGCGTGGGGCAGTTTTTTCCGCAAGCCGAGCGAAGGCTCGGCCCACCTCGGCACCGTCCCCGCCGCGCTCTCGCAGTTCATGATCGCGATCTACGGCGGCTACTTCGGCGGCGGGCTCGGCTTCCTGATGATGGCCGTGCTGACGATGGCCGGCCTGTCGCCGCGCCACGCGATGTCGACGAAGAACGCGCTCGCGGGCGTGATGAACGCATCGGCCGTCGTGCTGTTCCTGACATCGCCGCACCTGCACTGGGGCAAGGCGCTCGCGCTCGGCGGCGGCGCAATCGTCGGCGGGCTGCTCGGCACGTGGGCGCTGCATCGCGTGAACGAACGCGTGCTGCGGATCGGGATCGTCTGCATCGGCGCGGTGCTGACCGTCGGGCTGTTCGTCAAGCCGATCTGA
- a CDS encoding rubredoxin: MKIWECVICGFRYDEAEGLPQHGIAAGTRWEDVPDDWMCPDCATGKHDFDMQVVVA, encoded by the coding sequence ATGAAGATCTGGGAATGCGTGATCTGCGGGTTTCGATACGACGAGGCCGAAGGCCTGCCGCAGCACGGGATCGCGGCCGGCACGCGCTGGGAAGACGTGCCGGACGACTGGATGTGTCCGGACTGCGCGACCGGCAAGCACGATTTCGACATGCAGGTGGTGGTGGCATGA
- a CDS encoding LysR substrate-binding domain-containing protein, producing the protein MSRYVIDAHLLKILHTLITESSVSRTAELLGQSQPTISVALRRLRAITGDPLLVRSGSRMVPTSHAMTLVEPLDQALAGIAAVLNPASTFDPATTHRTFRIGSPDYLDVFFLPAIVDAFKHEAPGARIEFQHLMTVDGGYEHALESGSLDLAVGNWSTPPQQLHLQPLCRDDLVCVMRDDHRIRRGQLTADVYREADHLGVTTHHATGLGTIDRELARGGLSRNVTTTMPYFGMAPYVLMRSNLLFTTTRTLATHFCSLLPLRIEPIPCEPQALTYYQLWHDRTHRSAAAVWLRRLVSGVAKKLVPEIARRPH; encoded by the coding sequence ATGTCCCGATACGTCATCGACGCGCATCTTCTGAAGATCCTTCACACGCTCATCACCGAATCGAGCGTCTCGCGAACCGCCGAGTTGCTCGGACAATCGCAACCAACCATCAGCGTCGCGTTGCGCCGGCTGCGCGCGATCACCGGCGATCCGCTGCTGGTGCGAAGCGGCAGCCGGATGGTGCCGACCAGTCACGCGATGACGCTCGTCGAGCCGCTCGACCAGGCGCTCGCCGGCATCGCCGCCGTGCTGAACCCGGCCAGCACGTTCGATCCCGCCACGACGCACCGCACCTTCCGGATCGGCTCCCCCGACTATCTCGACGTGTTCTTCCTGCCCGCGATCGTCGACGCGTTCAAGCACGAGGCGCCGGGCGCGCGTATCGAGTTCCAGCACCTGATGACCGTGGACGGCGGATACGAACACGCGCTGGAAAGCGGCTCGCTCGACCTGGCGGTCGGCAACTGGAGCACGCCACCGCAGCAACTGCATCTGCAGCCGCTGTGTCGCGACGATCTCGTGTGCGTGATGCGGGACGACCATCGAATCCGGCGCGGCCAGCTCACCGCGGACGTCTACCGCGAAGCCGACCATCTCGGCGTGACGACCCATCACGCGACCGGGCTCGGCACCATCGACCGGGAACTCGCGCGCGGCGGCCTGTCGAGAAACGTCACGACGACGATGCCCTATTTCGGCATGGCGCCTTACGTGCTGATGCGCTCGAACCTGTTGTTCACGACGACGCGCACGCTCGCGACGCACTTCTGCAGCCTGCTGCCGTTGCGCATCGAACCGATTCCGTGCGAGCCGCAGGCGTTGACCTACTACCAGCTCTGGCACGACCGCACGCATCGCAGCGCGGCCGCCGTCTGGTTGCGGCGCCTCGTGTCCGGCGTCGCGAAGAAACTGGTGCCGGAAATCGCGCGCCGCCCGCATTGA